One window of Watersipora subatra chromosome 3, tzWatSuba1.1, whole genome shotgun sequence genomic DNA carries:
- the LOC137390215 gene encoding acyl-CoA-binding protein-like — MSEEFLKAAEDVKNLNAKPTDAELLELYSLYKQATVGDCNTARPGMLDFSGKAKWDAWDGKKGMTKEDAQAKYVTKAEELKNIYGMKA; from the exons ATGTCCGAG GAATTCTTGAAAGCTGCTGAGGATGTCAAAAATCTTAATGCAAAGCCTACTGATGCCGAGCTATTAGAGTTGTACAGCCTTTACAAACAAGCTACCGTTGGTGATTGTAATACAG CCAGGCCTGGAATGTTAGACTTCAGTGGCAAAGCCAAGTGGGATGCCTGGGATGGTAAAAAAG GTATGACTAAGGAAGATGCTCAGGCTAAGTATGTGACCAAAGCCGAGGAGCTGAAGAATATTTATGGCATGAAAGCCTGA